A single genomic interval of Spinacia oleracea cultivar Varoflay chromosome 6, BTI_SOV_V1, whole genome shotgun sequence harbors:
- the LOC110790819 gene encoding RING-H2 finger protein ATL52 codes for MQFLGKPKPLLPYMNIEDCSLRLCTTNCPKWCDGIFIPLTPPPPPPPFSFPEENSQLSPTFSPLVIAIIGILASAFLLVSYYALISKYCGKNNNNRVNQLSSNNGGIIVDDDYDGNGNHQHEPWFVTTTGLDEGLIKSITIFKYKKGDCLIGSSGSRNGESDCSVCLGEFVEDDDLRLLPKCNHAFHVSCIDTWLRSHSNCPLCRANIISSASLVVANIDNNNNNNNGVQVQDHNGVLENQGQSEEGSDFLVEEASGNLPKTPFRALSDLGVRGYGGEDTMRRSISMDHRYEARVSIPDQYHDQSLKRVAGESSKFGVCSGGSGGGGSSRRVVLHGVSSGRFLFSKHGRGKNAVIIPL; via the coding sequence ATGCAATTTCTAGGAAAACCAAAACCATTGTTACCTTACATGAACATAGAAGACTGTTCTCTAAGGTTATGCACCACAAACTGCCCTAAATGGTGTGATGGTATTTTCATACCGTtaactccaccaccaccaccacctccattTTCTTTCCCTGAAGAAAACTCTCAACTTAGCCCAACTTTCTCACCTCTTGTAATTGCAATCATTGGAATTCTTGCAAGTGCTTTTCTTCTAGTAAGTTACTATGCCTTAATCTCCAAGTATTGTggaaaaaacaacaacaacagggTTAATCAGCTTTCGAGTAATAATGGAGGAAtaattgttgatgatgattatgATGGTAATGGTAACCATCAACATGAGCCATGGTTTGTTACAACAACTGGGTTAGATGAAGGTTTGATTAAAAGTATCACCATTTTTAAGTACAAAAAGGGTGATTGTTTGATTGGAAGTAGTGGTAGCAGAAATGGTGAAAGTGATTGTTCTGTTTGTCTTGGTGAGTTTGTTGAAGATGATGATTTAAGGCTTTTGCCTAAATGTAATCATGCTTTTCATGTTAGTTGTATTGATACTTGGCTTAGGTCTCACTCTAATTGCCCTCTTTGTCGCGCTAATATAATCTCCTCAGCTTCATTAGTGGTTGCTAatattgataataataataataataataatggtgTTCAAGTTCAAGATCATAATGGTGTGTTAGAAAACCAGGGTCAAAGTGAAGAAGGGAGTGATTTTCTTGTAGAAGAAGCAAGTGGGAATTTACCAAAAACCCCATTTCGAGCTTTGAGTGATCTTGGTGTTAGAGGTTATGGAGGAGAGGATACAATGAGAAGGTCAATTTCCATGGATCATAGATATGAAGCTCGAGTTTCAATTCCTGATCAATATCATGATCAATCTTTGAAAAGGGTAGCCGGTGAAAGCAGCAAGTTTGGTGTTTGTagtggtggtagtggtggtggtggtagtaGTAGAAGGGTGGTGTTGCACGGTGTTTCGAGTGGTAGATTTTTGTTCAGTAAACATGGCAGAGGGAAAAATGCAGTGATAATTCCTCTATAA